One segment of Ricinus communis isolate WT05 ecotype wild-type chromosome 8, ASM1957865v1, whole genome shotgun sequence DNA contains the following:
- the LOC8274511 gene encoding pyridoxal 5'-phosphate synthase-like subunit PDX1.2 has product MEEGGAVTVYNNSAITDAKKNPYSIKVGLAQMLRGGAILEVINPQQAKLAEEAGACSVMVTELPIRQGIQRMPDPSLIKEIKRAVSIPVITRARVGHFVEAQILEAINVDYIDESELLALADEDNFINKHNFRTPFICGCRDLGEALRRVREGAAMIRTQGELRGYGNVGETVRNVRNVMKEIRILNNMDEDEMFAFAKKINAPYDLVAQTKQMGRLPVVQFAAGGIATPADAALMMQLGCDGIFVGNEVFHCADPYKRMRAIVQAVRHYNDPHVLVESSCGLEDAMADLNLPQDRIEQFCRRTD; this is encoded by the coding sequence ATGGAAGAAGGAGGAGCTGTGACTGTATACAATAACAGTGCCATTACAGACGCTAAGAAAAACCCATATTCTATCAAGGTTGGTTTAGCTCAGATGCTGCGCGGAGGTGCAATTCTTGAAGTCATCAATCCACAACAAGCAAAGCTAGCTGAAGAAGCTGGCGCATGTTCTGTCATGGTAACAGAGCTGCCAATTCGTCAGGGCATTCAACGAATGCCTGACCCATCTCTCATCAAAGAGATTAAACGCGCAGTTTCCATCCCTGTCATTACTAGAGCTCGCGTGGGCCACTTTGTTGAGGCCCAGATACTGGAAGCTATTAATGTTGATTATATAGATGAAAGTGAACTGCTTGCTCTAGCAGATGAGGATAATTTCATTAACAAGCATAACTTTCGAACGCCATTCATTTGTGGATGTAGAGATCTCGGTGAAGCCTTGAGGAGAGTGAGGGAAGGGGCGGCGATGATTAGGACTCAAGGAGAGTTAAGAGGCTATGGAAATGTTGGTGAAACAGTGAGGAATGTGAGAAATGTGATGAAAGAGATTAGGATTCTAAATAACATGGATGAAGATGAGATGTTTGCTTTTGCTAAAAAGATAAATGCACCTTATGATCTTGTTGCACAGACTAAGCAAATGGGAAGGTTGCCCGTTGTGCAGTTTGCTGCTGGAGGTATTGCGACTCCTGCAGATGCAGCATTAATGATGCAATTGGGTTGCGATGGGATTTTTGTCGGCAATGAGGTCTTTCACTGTGCCGATCCGTATAAGCGAATGAGGGCTATAGTGCAGGCTGTTAGGCATTATAATGATCCTCATGTGCTGGTCGAGAGTAGCTGTGGGTTGGAGGATGCTATGGCAGACCTTAATCTCCCTCAGGACAGGATCGAACAATTTTGCCGTAGAACTGACTAG
- the LOC8274512 gene encoding mitochondrial arginine transporter BAC2 isoform X2, protein MDFWPEFLASSWGREFVAGGFGGIAGIISGYPLDTLRIRQQQNSNSGSALSILRRVISTDGPGALYRGMGAPLASVTFQNAMVFQIYAILSRAFDSSVSINDPPSYKGVALGGVGTGALQSLMLTPVELIKIRLQLQDKSQSKPHQLDCHKGPMSVAKTILRTEGLRGIYRGFSITVLRDAPSHGFYFWTYEYMREQLHPGCRKSGQERIRTMLVAGGLAGVASWVCCYPLDVLKTRLQAQTPSSPQKYNGILDCFQRSITEEGYRVLWRGLGTAVARAFVVNGAVFSAYEIALRCLFNNGSIQTENTI, encoded by the exons ATGGATTTTTGGCCAGAGTTTCTTGCTAGTAGTTGGGGCAGAGAATTTGTTGCCGGTGGTTTCGGTGGCATTGCAGGTATAATTTCTGGTTATCCTCTTGACACTCTACGCATCAGGCAACAGCAGAACTCGAATTCTGGCTCTGCCTTGAGCATCCTCCGCCGCGTTATCTCTACTGATGGGCCTGGTGCGCTCTACAGAGGCATGGGTGCACCTTTGGCATCAGTCACCTTTCAG AATGCCATGGTTTTCCAGATCTATGCTATCCTCTCGAGAGCGTTTGACTCGTCTGTTTCAATTAATGACCCTCCTTCCTACAAAGGTGTTGCTCTTGGAGGAGTTGGTACAGGAGCTCTACAGAGCTTGATGCTTACTCCCGTCGAACTAATAAAGATTCGCCTTCAGTTGCAAGACAAAAGTCAATCAAAACCACATCAATTAGATTGTCATAAAGGTCCAATGAGTGTTGCCAAAACCATACTCAGAACAGAAGGTCTGAGAGGAATTTATCGAGGCTTCAGTATCACTGTCCTTAGAGATGCGCCCTCTCACGGCTTCTACTTCTGGACATACGAGTACATGAGAGAGCAGCTTCACCCTGGCTGCAGAAAGAGCGGTCAAGAACGCATAAGAACAATGCTGGTTGCAGGAGGACTAGCAGGAGTGGCAAGTTGGGTCTGCTGTTATCCATTGGATGTTTTAAAAACCAGACTACAAGCTCAAACACCATCTTCCCCACAAAAGTATAATGGCATTCTGGATTGTTTCCAAAGAAGCATTACCGAGGAAGGTTACAGGGTGCTCTGGCGTGGTTTGGGAACTGCTGTTGCAAGAGCTTTTGTCGTGAATGGAGCAGTATTTTCTGCGTATGAGATCGCATTGAGGTGTTTGTTTAACAATGGAAGCATTCAAACAGAGAATACAATCTAG
- the LOC8274512 gene encoding mitochondrial arginine transporter BAC2 isoform X1, protein MDFWPEFLASSWGREFVAGGFGGIAGIISGYPLDTLRIRQQQNSNSGSALSILRRVISTDGPGALYRGMGAPLASVTFQSSPDIGYDLRRLGVCLQNAMVFQIYAILSRAFDSSVSINDPPSYKGVALGGVGTGALQSLMLTPVELIKIRLQLQDKSQSKPHQLDCHKGPMSVAKTILRTEGLRGIYRGFSITVLRDAPSHGFYFWTYEYMREQLHPGCRKSGQERIRTMLVAGGLAGVASWVCCYPLDVLKTRLQAQTPSSPQKYNGILDCFQRSITEEGYRVLWRGLGTAVARAFVVNGAVFSAYEIALRCLFNNGSIQTENTI, encoded by the exons ATGGATTTTTGGCCAGAGTTTCTTGCTAGTAGTTGGGGCAGAGAATTTGTTGCCGGTGGTTTCGGTGGCATTGCAGGTATAATTTCTGGTTATCCTCTTGACACTCTACGCATCAGGCAACAGCAGAACTCGAATTCTGGCTCTGCCTTGAGCATCCTCCGCCGCGTTATCTCTACTGATGGGCCTGGTGCGCTCTACAGAGGCATGGGTGCACCTTTGGCATCAGTCACCTTTCAG AGTAGTCCTGATATCGGATATGACCTGAGGCGATTAGGTGTTTGCTTGCAGAATGCCATGGTTTTCCAGATCTATGCTATCCTCTCGAGAGCGTTTGACTCGTCTGTTTCAATTAATGACCCTCCTTCCTACAAAGGTGTTGCTCTTGGAGGAGTTGGTACAGGAGCTCTACAGAGCTTGATGCTTACTCCCGTCGAACTAATAAAGATTCGCCTTCAGTTGCAAGACAAAAGTCAATCAAAACCACATCAATTAGATTGTCATAAAGGTCCAATGAGTGTTGCCAAAACCATACTCAGAACAGAAGGTCTGAGAGGAATTTATCGAGGCTTCAGTATCACTGTCCTTAGAGATGCGCCCTCTCACGGCTTCTACTTCTGGACATACGAGTACATGAGAGAGCAGCTTCACCCTGGCTGCAGAAAGAGCGGTCAAGAACGCATAAGAACAATGCTGGTTGCAGGAGGACTAGCAGGAGTGGCAAGTTGGGTCTGCTGTTATCCATTGGATGTTTTAAAAACCAGACTACAAGCTCAAACACCATCTTCCCCACAAAAGTATAATGGCATTCTGGATTGTTTCCAAAGAAGCATTACCGAGGAAGGTTACAGGGTGCTCTGGCGTGGTTTGGGAACTGCTGTTGCAAGAGCTTTTGTCGTGAATGGAGCAGTATTTTCTGCGTATGAGATCGCATTGAGGTGTTTGTTTAACAATGGAAGCATTCAAACAGAGAATACAATCTAG